CTGACTCACCGCCACCACCTGGCCCTTTCGGGGGTCGATGACTCGCAGGGTCTTGTCCTTGCACGTGGTACTGAGCAGGCTCCCGTTGCTGTTCCAGCAGACGCTGTGGATGACGTCGGGGTGCATGTCATCCAGGCTCAACAACATCTCCCCTGTTCCCACATTCCAGATGATGATAACATTGTCCCCTCCTGCCCAAGAGGAGCCACAGCTGTCACCAACAGGGGCATTGCAGGGGCCGGGATCGGGGGATGATGCGTTGGGGCACTGGGGTCAGAGGGTGACGGCTGGCTGACTTGCTCCCTCCCAGGACATCTGGGCCACTCTCCTCCCTACCTCCCTGGGCCCTGCCTGGTACAGGAAGTGACCCCCTGCCCCTTTGGAGGGCTCCTCCAAGGCAGGCCATCATACCCGCGCTGAGCAGGACGTTTCGGGCTGTGGGGTGCCAGGAGAGGATGCCCACACGCTTGGAGTGGCCCTCCAGGGTGACGATGGGCTCTGTGATGTTCCGGACTGGAGTGTAGTCTGGGATCTGCCATAcctgggggagagaagaggggatggCGATGGCCTCTGGCCACACAAGGGCAGGCAGGGGGCGAAGGGTCCTAGGCtccctcagaagtcatctagtccaactccctcattccCCAAGTCGCACCGGTAATGGCTCCTTAAGAACAAAATCAATTCTATATTGttaaaataatggaataaaatagttaatatttatatagcactttgggggagggaaaaggactTTATACACAAGAGCATATCTGTTCCTCACAACATCCTTGAGATTATTGTtagcccatttcacagatgagggaactagCCGAGAGTCACCCaggtgagtgtctgaggcaggacttgaacctcctttttttttttttttttgctttgatggCACCACAAAGACCCTTCCCTTAACCATTCACGGCCCCCTGGGCTGTTTACCTCCCAGTTCCTTCTGTCCCTGTGGAATTCTAGACCAGGAGGGGCTAGACAGAACTGACAGAACAGGAGGGGCTAGACAGGGCCAGCCAGGAACAGAGAGGAGTCCGGATCCCAGCGGAGGCAGGTGTCTTCCCCTGAGTCACCTCCGCTTGGTTCCAGTTACCCTGCACCCCCGTCCCCCGCTGCacatcctcccccacccccactcctggGGCTGTGGATATAATTAGTGCTGACTGGTGCACCCTGGGAGGAGGAAGGCTCCAGCCCCAACCCAAGGCAATAGAGCTCAAAATAGCTCCTGAGCTGTGCTGGGGGCTCCGGGACCCAGCACCTCGCTTACGCCCCTGCCTGCGATGGCACACCCACCTCCATCCCACTCGGTGCCCCTTTGGGGTGAGACGGGCACTGCCCTCCTACCATGATGGTGGTGTCCTCGGAGGCACTGGCGATCACGCTGTCATTGTGGGGGCACCAGTCAATGTCCAGCACGGGAGCCGTGTGCCCATTGACGGTCGGGTGGTTCTTGTCCACACGTCCTGTCTGGGGAGGCCAAAGAACCAGTTTGGAGATGGTCCATGTCCCCTCCTGGCCTTCCTCCAGGAGTCCGACTGTGGGGTCAGCACAAGCAGCCCCTTCCCCAGGGACATTCCTGATGCCCAGACGCTAGggccctcctcccctccccaagagaACGGGATTCATCTTGAACAACTCTGTGGACTTCAAAACGTACAGATTGGCTCCCCCTTTACAagggaagcttcttgagggcagggcgCCTTCATTGTGTCCAAGTATCCCaccacttagcacagggcctggcccAAAGCAGGCATTTCCTAGAAGCTGAGCGATGGACAGGGTGAGAAAGTCtcgatttcttctttttttaacccttaccttctgtcttagaatcagtattgtttatctgttccaaggcagaagagaggtaagtgGTAAGTGGTAAGTGGtaaggggacttgcccagggtcacccagctaggaagtgtttgagaccagatttgaacccaggacctctcatctctaggtctggctctcaatccactgagccccctccATGCCCCCCAGACAGTATCTATTtggttcttcctctctccctcctcctctagGAAAATGACTCCAAAGAACCCCACCTTCTGCTATCTCACCTTCAGAGATGGGATTTTGAGGTCACAAATCACGAGGGAGTTAgctccctttattttttctttttcttcccatgttgtttatttttgtaagagactAATCATAtagaacccaaaccccaaataaacaagtgaaaaatctcaTGCTTTcatctccatcagttctttctctggaggtggagagcattctccGCCATAGGTTCCTCCAGAGTTGTGTTGCTGAGACTAGTTAGCTCCCTTTTGGTGttgccctcccttcctccctccccgtTTGGGTCTCAGAACCTTTTCCATCACAGGAAAAAAAGGACTCCCAGCTAGTCCTAGCTGTAAGGGACCATCTTGtccaactcatttcacagagCAGGAAACAGATCCTGAGAAGGGAATGatcttgcctggggtcacattgCTCACTGATAATAGCcggcatttctatagtgcttgaAGGGTTGCAAGATGCTTTACCCACATGCGTTCCTCAAAACAAGCCTGGGTTGTATgtattattacccctattttatagataagtaaactgaggctgagagaggttgtgGCTATTTAGCTACTGTGGGAGGTGGGATTTGgaccatcttcctgactcctagtcaaGCTTTCTGTACCACTTTATTGATGACAATCAAGATTGGAACTCCTGTCTCTCTCTGGACATTCTTTCTACATTGAACGCTAGGTCTGTGTTGACGAACCTATGGTACTCGTGTGggagcatgctggagggggctgttcccttccccctctccatgggaGCATGacgacatttctcacatcacccacccctctgcccaggagtccagtgggagtgctttctctctcccctgtccgGGGTAAGGCAGGGCTCACATACTTCGTGAGGGCTGTGgtttgggcactctgtctctaaaaggttcaccatcactgttttagGTAATATGGGCAGAGAGGGTAGGATTCTGGAGCTCAGTTGAGAGCCAGGGATAAGAAGCAGCTGTGCTCTAGAAACTCCTTAAAGGGATCATAGAATTTCAGGTCTGTAGGGACCTCAGATCCAACCCCCTTTGCTTTACAgaggggggaaactgaggctcagggaggcaagtgactttcccaagtaGCA
This DNA window, taken from Gracilinanus agilis isolate LMUSP501 unplaced genomic scaffold, AgileGrace unplaced_scaffold23516, whole genome shotgun sequence, encodes the following:
- the LOC123254512 gene encoding coronin-6-like, whose protein sequence is MSRRVVRQSKFRHVFGQAGKAEQTYEDIRVSKVTWDSSFCAVNPKFLAIIVEAGGGGAFIVLPLAKTGRVDKNHPTVNGHTAPVLDIDWCPHNDSVIASASEDTTIMVWQIPDYTPVRNITEPIVTLEGHSKRVGILSWHPTARNVLLSAGGDNVIIIWNVGTGEMLLSLDDMHPDVIHSVCWNSNGSLLSTTCKDKTLRVIDPRKGQVVAVSQTVLLSRTL